The Plectropomus leopardus isolate mb chromosome 14, YSFRI_Pleo_2.0, whole genome shotgun sequence DNA window ATACCTCTAAGGTCTCTATTTATTGAAAGCTGCACTTGGATTTTATCTGTTGGTCCATGTTTGGGATGAACAGGGGTCTCACAAATACTGTTCTAAAGCTCTTGACAACAGCTCCAGACTAACATGCCTCCCTCCACAGTTATCTTACACACGTCTGTGACTGGTGAAGTTCAGTGTTTCTtcactattttttaattaactccACTTGATTGAAGTggagttcattttaaaaaaatgcccaatatatcaaattatgtttcagaattgTGAAAAAAGTGTTCTCTGCTCTGAAATGCTGGGGACATGAGCACTGAACAAGCTCACATAAAGAACAAGCCGCAGTGCAGCTACAGACTCTCCTTAAACCAAGTCGGTACCGGCGTGtttagaaagatttttttctccacccaGACTTTAACTGTACCATGCAGTGCACATGTGTGGATCTGCATTCATTATGTTTATCCACTCATTTATTCAGGTTGCTCCTTTGATTTGTCAACTGTCAGTACATGGCTCATAAGATGGGATGCATTAGGATCTGTCTGATTTCACACAGCCAGTTGATTGACAGATCAATCACATTGCACGTTTGCTATGCTGTTATTTAAAGCATGTTGTATTGccgggtaaaaaaaaaaaaaaaaaaaaaaaagttctttcaATTTAATCTGGCACTGTACTACAGACTGCAGCACTCTCTGgatgtgattttatttctctCAATAAATCTAACAGCATCCTCTTTagattttaaactttaacttgatttttaacttaaaatatacaacataaaataaaaatgtgactcAAAATAGCAAATGTGCTTTAATTTAGTTGTGTCTGAACAGATCAGGAGAACACCTGCACcattattttgttataaatatCTTCAAACCTTTCTAACATTCAACTAGGGTATACAGTATGATGGTAGTGTCAAACGGAGAAACAAATGTAAGTAGTTATTGTTCTCCTCTCTCTGATGTTGCTGACCAGATTTCAACTAGTCCTGTAACTTAACACTTGCCATCTTTCTCAATTTGGCttcctgttccaccagtagctTCTGACCTCGAGTGCCGTGCAAAACACACCTCAATACAGACTCTCTGTTTCAGTTTCACAGAAAAAACTaagcatctgtatttttgactgtattaaataacaaacaaacaaaaaaaacttgcccatgctaaataccctggtatttTATAGTACTTTGATACTGCCCAAGTCTAAAACTATACCTTGTATAAAAAACTAGATACTGACCTTCTCGTCTTTCCCGTCTGCAGGTCCCACTCTATAATGTTTGTATCATCTGAGCCGCTGTATAATAAGCTGTCTTCAGGGTGCCACTGGACACAATTCACTCCTCCACTATGACCTCcatcctgcagagacagaaaatgatagTTCAAAACTGGACATTAATGCAGAGCTAATGCTTGTCACACTggcaaaaacaaatcatatttacTCAAATTCTAGGTTCAAGATTCTCCACATGCCAGGGAATCCTTTTGGGATATATGACACAACTTTTCCCAGTCTGGAAAGTAGCATCTTATATCTAATTTCCCTTTTGTATGATGCAGGACACAAGCCAGAATGAGAGTATGTTACGACTCACCAGGGTACAATGCAGTGCTCCCTTTGCTGTGCTGTAAATGAGGACGCTGCCTGCGGCTGTGCCCATTGCCAAGAGGTCTGCTTTCTCCTCCACCTGCCCTGCTTCTgatttcctcttcttcctctgtggcCCCTCCTGAAACACAAATCATATTCAAGTCATGTCTACCCAAACATTATGAGCTAAGTACAAGACTGGATGCACGGTTCATTTGAAGGCCATTTCTCTACTATCTTAATCACTAACCCAATGTCTTTATCACATGAAATTATATAAAGATACAAATCAAGTGATACAAAATAAGTTTGTTACAGTTTGACATTACACACCAACGCATTGACAGCTGATAAGAACAAATGTCTTTCTTATTTATtaacacctcaaaaaaaaaaacgaatttACTCAACTATTAAGTAATGTGAActtataatgtaaaatatggtCACAAACACATGCCAGGCAACACTAAAATACATAGTTATGATTCAATGCttaaaatgatttcattaaCTTTAGAGATTTGTTTgaaactgtggtcaaactggcAGCAGATACACTGAGGTAAAACTTTTTGAACCGCTCCACCGAGAAGTGTCACGGTGGCACGCGCTTCTAACGCTTTGGTGGGCTAATGCTAAATTAAATAACACGTTTATTCGCTGTCCTAATAGTCCAAACGGAGTGGTAAATAATTAGTCGGATAAATGTAGCTGCTTTGTGTATAGTTTGGAGTTAGTTAACGCTGTAATAGCAAATTTAGACATTGTCCGTGTTTCTTGAACACCATGTGGGGCTAACATGTGCGTCCTGCGCAGCTGTTGGAAGCTAGCTAACTGCTAACGTGGCTAATTACCAAGTCCGTGTCGGATACATGAAAGCGCTGGCACACAGTCTAAGGTATGTAGCTTAATACACACTTTCGTTTGACAAAAGTGAgacttttgtggttttattatctGCACTTGTACACGAGAGTCCCTCGCGCACAGCTTGCTCGGGCCTCACGAGCCTACTAAAGCTAATGCCAAAGCAGCTTCACGTACCTTGACTGTCCGGCATGGTCCCCAGGCTATGCAGATACAAGTGGCACTCAAATGGGCTGAAGGCACGTATTCTTGGTGAAGTGTTTTGCTATCTGTGTTCCAAATGCGCAGTCTGCCATCCTGGGCACACAGCGCTAAGTACTGTCgtgattttggtgaaaaaacGCAGGGTAGCTGCAGCGAAGAGCTGCCACCATCGGCCGCCATTTCTGAGCCTCTGCTTGCGTCTGCGTGCGTGGTTTACACAAACCACGTGTGGAGCTCTGAGGACGTGCGCGTTAGCGACGTCAGCAGCATTGTCCTCCCATTGGCTGATGCGAGACAGCTATGGATGTATTGATAAAATCAAGCATCTTGTCAGTTCACAGTCAGGGTTTACTCATTACCCCTGAGGAATAGAAATCATAGTATGTACCCACAATGCTGAGTCTCGACTGGCATATCAAAGGGATACACTGTTGCATTAAAACTAATCTGGATCCTTTCAGGTTCATAAATAATGTTACTTGTTGCAGTCATAGTGTCCCTGCTATAAGAATTTAATGACCTTTATGATAAAGGTCAcccatttcttcctctctgtcagaTGCAGATACAAACAAGCACACTGCAAGAAATTCCACTTTGGGAGAAATTTTGTGCCATTACTGTTTTATATATCCTTTGTACACTGTAACTGTTTTCATGGTGATGCTCTTGTCCATTTATATCTGTGTGTTATATGTTTTGAGTGTACAGACCgtgaaaacaaatttcttgtaTAGAGGACAAGTTCATGTCTCACAGAACTCAATATTTACCATTTATGGCTGCTGTAAATATCGCATTTTATGTCACATAGTTTCAATAGAAATAACAAGACTGTCTAAAGAACTGATGCCATTATTCCAATGTGttttacaagaaataaatactaaataatactataaataataatactataaatAAACACTCTACAGGCATACACATCCCTTTGTTGGATGTCCACATTCCTACTTTTCAAAGACTTGCATCAACAACATACATATTATATGTACCCAAggtgaaaacattattttatcatGCACTGGTCAATTTTGAGATTAGATCTGTCGGgtgaaaaaaagttcaaactacacattaaagttttatttatgttctgGAAATTTATTCggaaaaaagtgcatatttaattagatCTCATATTTGATAGAAAGACACAATTTCTATTTAAATATTGTGTGGTTTGCTTTCAaccttgacatttttgcagagCCATAGCTACATTAGCCCTCTACAACTGGGCAGTTTCATAAGGTGTGTAATATTTATATCTGATCATGTACTGCCGGTTAttggacagaaaaataataacaaaagcaaCAGAGCGGTATGAGTGCTGTTTTTTCCAGTATAATGTCTGTTTGAGTGTGAAATGAgaaatatatctttttaaaaagcatagtTACAATGTCGCCCTCTGCTGGTGGACTTTAATTACTACATGTGTCGCTCAGTTATGACGTCGATCACGTGTGTTTTCCAGCATGGTGACCTCCGGCTGAAAATATAGCCCCTATAGCCCGGCTTACTGGAAACGAAGACGAGCGAATTGGAAGTTGTTACTATATGAATGACTGGATGGAGTGACTGGATCCTCATCTAGGTTTGCCTATATGTTCACGTTGACTTGTTTATGTCGCAGAAATTCGTATATAACAACTACAGCTGTTATTTACTGGGTTTCATCTGCTGTTAATTCACTGGAGAGGAGATCAGGACACAGcccttattttatttattacgcTATAGTTTAACAGAATGACTGTGCAAATGCCCTTTGCTGGACTCCTGTTAATGCACAGACTGGTGAGAGTTAGCACACCCGCTCAGAGgcatctctgcagcagagacatATTTGCAAAACTCCATAAATGTAGGATGGAGATCAGAGCTCTTTCAACTGCTTCTGTGAAATGTAACGAGAATGAGGGAGACAGCTCCTCACCGCTGACCTCCAGGCAAGGGCTGCTGTCTAGAGGGAGGCGTCCCCTGTCCCCACTGGAGAGGATCAGTAACCTGCTGCCTAAGGAAGCCCTGAGCCCCGAGGTGATGCAGCTCCGAGAGCAGAAGCAGCAAGAAGACGAAGAGGACACAAGCATCCAGCACACACAAGAGGATATTGGACCCCAAAAAGAGGATGATCATGCATCAGATGcaaccaaaaagacaaaatcctCAGACACTCAGTTGAACGTTCTTCCAGGGGAGAGCCTCCTTGTGTTCGGGGAGCTGCTTGTCGCTGAGTATCGTAAGAAAGGAGAGGTGGCATTCAGGAAGATGTTTGAACTTAAGACGAAGGCCATTTTGCACAGCAGCTGGGGGGTGATCGAGCACAATGACATAGTTGGAAAGCCTGCAGGTTGCTTCCTGAATACACACAGAAGGGCTCCCATCCTCATACGTCGGGCCACTCTGGAGGATTACGTGCTGTTAATGAAGAGGGGGGCGGCCATCGCCTACCCTAAGGTAGAGTTTGTGCGTCATCATCTTCCAGAGTTTTTGTCCAACACATACTTTGttatgtctctttctcttttcccagGATGCAGCTACTATGCTCCTGATGATGGATGTCACAGAGGGAGACTGTGTGCTAGAGTCAGGATCTGGGTCCGGGGGCTTGTCTCTGTTACTGTCCAGAGCAGGTGTGCACCTTTCATACATCATCATCGTCCTCCGTCATTAAGACTGAGATGGAAGCATAGAGAGTCAGAGTTTAGATCTTGCACGCTATAACGACATGTCCGTCTGAAGGTAACAGAACTGACATCCgcagtatgtttttgtttctcccAGTTGGCTGTAGGGGCAGCGTGCTGAGTGTGGAGGTCAGGCAGGACCACCACAGGAGAGCGGTGCTCAACTACAATCGCTGGAGGTCGTCTTGGAGTCTGCGACGAGGAGAGGAGTGGCCTGACAACGTCCAGTTTCACCATGCCGACCTCAGCACTGCTTCCTCGCTCCTCGCTTCACAGGGATTCCACTCGGTCAGTGTCTGTAAACACAGACTGAGAGTGTTTAAACTAAccacaacacagaaacacttgATTATATGCTTTAAGAGTCCAGGAATTAGATTTTGTGTCACTTACTCATTCGTTGGATGGATTCTGTGTGTTGTAGGTTGCTCTCGACATGACCTGCCCGCAGCTGGTTTTACCCACTGTGATTCCACATCTGCACCCTGGAGCTGTCTGTGCTGTCTACGTCGCCAAGTGTGTATCTCCAGTGCCTCTCTGTCACCCCTTAAACCAGACCTAAAACAAATATGGGCGCAAACATACTTCAGACTGTTTGTACTCAACAAAaccacatttcattttcacgCTGTATTTTGTACAAATTAAAGGTGATATAATGTGCAAATTAGAGCGCTTTGGAGTTACTGCTAAGTGATTATTTTTCAGCTGCTGGCTTCATATTTACCATTCAGACATGATGTCTCGGCAAGAAAGTATAATAACTGTATTGTTCCCCAAATGTCTTTAAagtgtgatgtgtttttaattaaaaaaaaaataattaaagaaaaaaatgatcctGCACACAATAATTGCATGTAAAGAGCAACATATTTGCAAAAAGAAGGTTGTCAAGCCCGAGGCATTcaggcatatatatatatatatatacacacaaaatgcgtgaaattcaaagaaaaagaaaacagaaggtATGACATCCCCTAAAACATTTATGGTGTTCAGCTGTGTGCATGCACACTCAGTAAAGTGCTGTCATTAATGGTGCAAGTtgtattcagatcatttacaAGGCGCAAGTtagatttgtcattttttaaatgtacgtAAGTAGAATTTGCAAATACTTAACTTAAAAACACtcctttataaataaaagtccAAAATTCTGTTTTAGATTGGGTTGTGATGCTGCAACAGAGCAGACCTAACAGCTCTCTGTATCTCTGTAACACAGTCTAACACAGGTCGTGGACCTGCTGGAAGGGCTTCGATGTACATCGCTCCCTTTGCTGTGTGAACGCGTCATTGAGGTTCCAGTCCGAGATTGGTTGGTGACCCCGGCCCTCCAGAAAAACGGGAGGTACTGCGTCAGGAACACTCCGGTGCAGGATAAAGACCAGAGGGAGAAGGGGGAGACATCGGATAAGTCTGACAAAGGTGATTTAAAGGAACGCGACAGGCCACTGTGCTTGTGTTTAATTCATTGATGTTTAGTTGAAATTTTACCGTCATATTTCAGAGATGATGACCAAAGACAAACACCCAGCCTTTGGGAGTATTCCATATCTTGGCAGACCTCATCATGAACAAAATAGCCACACAGGTCAGATATTAAAGCATTTCCACTCAGTCTAACAGTGTGTATATGATATGAATAAACACTCATTGTCTGCTTTTCCATTTTCAGCATTCCTGGTGAAACTGAGGAAGTTTGTGCCATAGCTGTTCTGCCCATGAGGaaactttaacaaaaatattatgaCATAATTAATAATGTCCTCACTgtagatcatttaaaaaataaatggtcaaaatgtttactgtggtctttttttattattatttaatggcTAGATTGTGATTGCAAAGTCAAAATCCCAGACTGTAAATTATCAGTAAAATTAGTTAAATTTGCTCTGTAAATATAACTCAGTATGATCCTGCACACAATAATTGCATGTAAAGAGCAACATATTTGCAAAAAGAAGGTTGTCAAGCCCGAGGCATTCAGGCATATGTTTCCCGTTGCTGTAATGAAACTTAGCTGAGTGCATAAAAGCAGATTGTAATAAagactcaaaaacacaaacttcagCTCCAACCTTTATTGAAAACTCTAGAGGCGGTGTTGGGTCATTAAACAGGCACATTGGCaacaacactaaaaacacaccCAGTAGAATCCCAGTTTTTTTAAGGACATGTATCAGAGGCTCAACTTtgattcaaaataaactaaattctTGACAGTGTCATTTGTGAATAAGTGTGGAAAGAACCCGGAAGTGCTTCAgtacataaatataataaataaatatataaataaatagcaagAACTCAGTGCAGGTTAAACACATCTTTACAAAGGCTTTTTGGTGTTTCACATCAATCTTACTGCATGTTTCTGTCACAGTATAATGCATGAAATGACAATAGCTCATACTTTGATGGTAAACTTTGTTCATACCACGGTTATGTTGAATCAGTACCACGTTCACATAGAAAGAAGTGAACAAACTAGTGAGTTGCACTTGTGATTTAGACCTTTACTTCACCATGAAAGTGGTGTTAAAGAGGTGAGACAGCGACACACAGAACAGTTAGGTCAGTGCTGCTGAGGTAGTGCGACGCTCTACTCCTCGCAGATCCAGTCCATGGAGGGGTCATATGTGGACCCGCAGGGAGACTCATCCCCTGACACAGacagaggataaaaaaaaagtagtttagcACAGCTGGAAACATGAAATATCTTctgaaattatattattaagAGTCATCGCACTAGAATTAATCCTAAACCTCATTTTCAAGTTTCCTTTCAGTTGAAGtctgtatcacacacacagcatcatcTTTTCCACTTTCACTCTCTAATCCTGCTTTGTAAAATATCTGGCAGGTGTAATCCAGCTAAATCACATCTGCACATAATCCAGACACAGTAATTTAACAAAGTGACCTCTGATTAATAAAGCTGCTGCTTGAGACAGATGTCTTCATAAAACTACAAATCCAtcactgatgattttttttttttaagcaaacaaCATATGCACCATAAATATAAACTGTATTATGTTTTATGATCAAACATAAAAACGACATAGTTCTTGGCTATTCCTGCAAATTTCAGAGCCTCTTATAACGATTAGTCAAACAAaagcagtcatttttcaagcaaaatgaTAAACATTTGGCAGCTTAAATGTAGGGCTCTCACGtattttcacagacaaaatttcaaaacttttccatgacttctcaAGGACCCAtagtaaaaattttaaaaagtatttcaaacatatcagattcaaactcttttCAAACATAACTGCAGCTTGCTGGCATGCATGAGAGGACGGCAGGAACTCTGACGCTTGTACGTGATGGCGAACGTCAAAAAAACGTCACACATCgatgcatattagagctacgttaCGCCGACGGTTACAGAAAATACGTTTGCCGTTACGTTAAATGacgtggaaggttatccatggaGGGTTCCTGTAACAATttcatcacacacaacaaagttcaataactttttcaaaattttcacCAATTTCTTTACATTCCGTTACTTTACTAGGCCTGGGAAATGTGACTGTGAATTTGcaggacttttccatgactgtgggagccctgtaaatgtaaatgtttgctgctgccttttattgacatttattattgtaaatgtaaattatgatgaacctttttaacattttcacattttatagactaaataaataatagattaaTCACAAGAATAATCAGGAAAGTAGTTATTTATTGCAGTACTACCCTACTGTACAGGTGTGCAGGAGGTTCTTGTAATTTCTATTCTTTTAGTTATAATGCTTTCAGGAAACACctcttaatttaaaaagagtCCTGAGATTTTATGATCATTTCAGCCTTTTGCTTTTGGGAAATATCATACCTACTGGGAACCTCCTCGGCACAGCAGCAGCGGGAATTCTGCGCCTGGCTCTTAGTCTCCATCGCCTTCCTGTGAGGGGCTGCAGCCCTCGGCGGGGTGAACTCCAACCTCAGTGTGG harbors:
- the trmt61b gene encoding tRNA (adenine(58)-N(1))-methyltransferase, mitochondrial, with the protein product MTVQMPFAGLLLMHRLVRVSTPAQRHLCSRDIFAKLHKCRMEIRALSTASVKCNENEGDSSSPLTSRQGLLSRGRRPLSPLERISNLLPKEALSPEVMQLREQKQQEDEEDTSIQHTQEDIGPQKEDDHASDATKKTKSSDTQLNVLPGESLLVFGELLVAEYRKKGEVAFRKMFELKTKAILHSSWGVIEHNDIVGKPAGCFLNTHRRAPILIRRATLEDYVLLMKRGAAIAYPKDAATMLLMMDVTEGDCVLESGSGSGGLSLLLSRAVGCRGSVLSVEVRQDHHRRAVLNYNRWRSSWSLRRGEEWPDNVQFHHADLSTASSLLASQGFHSVALDMTCPQLVLPTVIPHLHPGAVCAVYVANLTQVVDLLEGLRCTSLPLLCERVIEVPVRDWLVTPALQKNGRYCVRNTPVQDKDQREKGETSDKSDKEMMTKDKHPAFGSIPYLGRPHHEQNSHTAFLVKLRKFVP